Proteins encoded by one window of Lycium barbarum isolate Lr01 chromosome 11, ASM1917538v2, whole genome shotgun sequence:
- the LOC132619955 gene encoding uncharacterized protein LOC132619955 encodes MFVPTALHHFIWLLFPAGVEKSDWQWLVKEHFLSDKFKEARTRNSVNRSKVVMPHRTGSKPYREINYEMGGKDGNPPNMEIIFFETHKKDDELVEPETIEKYAEIQELVQSEPCLTNIEVVERCFGPQCKSHAVGFGGGITAKELKGGTTSKAALLEELKTTKKEKESLQNSMDILESKYERLERMLVRQPLSPPLDQELED; translated from the exons ATGTTTGTTCCCACTGCTCTTCATCACTTCATCTGGCTGTTGTTT CCGGCAGGAGTAGAAAAGAGTGATTGGCAATGGTTGGTCAAGGAGCATTTCTTATCTGATAAATTTAAG GAAGCACGTACAAGAAACTCAGTCAATAGGTCTAAGGTAGTTATGCCTCATCGTACGGGTAGCAAACCTTATAGAGAGATTAATTACGAAATG GGAGGCAAAGATGGTAATCCACCAAACATGGAAATTATTTTCTTTGAGACTCATAAGAAGGACGATGAGCTTGTCGAACCTGAAACCATCGAAAAATAT GCTGAAATCCAAGAGCTGGTACAATCTGAACCGTGTCTTACTAATATTGAGGTTGTGGAAAGGTGCTTTGGACCTCAATGCAAAAGTCATGCAGTTGGATTTGGGGGTGGGATAACCGCTAAGGAGTTGAAAGGTGGTACCACCTCAAAGGCTGCATTATTGGAAGAGCTTAAAACaactaaaaaagaaaaggaatcacTACAAAACAGCATGGATATTCTGGAGAGTAAATATGAACGGCTTGAACGTATGTTGGTTCGTCAGCCTTTATCACCTCCACTAG ATCAAGAACTTGAAGATTGA